One window of the Lacerta agilis isolate rLacAgi1 chromosome 17, rLacAgi1.pri, whole genome shotgun sequence genome contains the following:
- the FIBP gene encoding acidic fibroblast growth factor intracellular-binding protein, producing the protein MTSNLDIFVGNTTLIDEEVYQLWLDGYTVNDAVTRRIRSGILEQTGATVDVLQSDTMDHYRTFYMLERLLHSPPKLLNQLLFQIPPCRQTMLIERYYAFDEAFVREVLGKKLSKGTKKDLDDISIKTGVTLKSCRRQFDNFKRVFKAVEELRGSLVENIQQHFLLSDRLAGDYAAIVFFANSRFETGKKKLQYLTFEDFAYCAEQMIQNWTLGAVDTNVDDMDVDLDKEFLQGLKELKILIADKDLLDLHKSLVCTALRGKISVYNEVEANFKNLSRALINIASKLTHSKDVRDFFVDLVEKFVEPFRSDKWSPNDVRLFLTQYTACAHTLDAFRHQALWERYMGTLKACLLKMYHD; encoded by the exons TGAACGACGCGGTGACGCGCCGCATCCGCAGCGGGATCCTGGAGCAGACGGGGGCCACGGTTGACGTGCTCCAGAGCGACACCATGGACCACTACCGCACTTTCTACATGCTGGAGCGCCTCCTGCACTCGCCTCCCAAGCTGCTGAACCAGCTGCTCTTCCAGATCCCCCCTTGTCGCCAGACCATGCTGATCGAGAG GTATTACGCCTTCGACGAGGCCTTTGTACGGGAGGTGCTGGGCAAAAAGCTCTCCAAAGGCACCAAGAAAGACCTGGATGACATCAGCATCAAAACCGGGGTGACCCTCAAGAGTTGTCGGCGGCAG TTTGACAATTTCAAGCGGGTCTTTAAGGCCGTGGAAGAGCTCCGTGGGTCTCTGGTGGAAAACATTCAGCAGCATTTCCTGCTCTCGGACCGGTTAGCTGG ggactATGCAGCCATCGTGTTCTTCGCCAACAGCCGATTTGAGACAGGCAAAAAGAAGCTTCAGTACCTGACGTTTGAAGATTTTGCATACTGTGCTGAGCAGATGATTCAGAACTGGACTTTGGGGGCGGTGG ATACGAACGTGGATGATATGGATGTCGACCTGGACAAGGAATTCTTGCAGGGCCTGAAGGAGCTGAAGATTCTGATTGCTGACAAAGACTTGTTAGATCTCCACAAGAG TTTGGTGTGTACAGCGTTGCGGGGAAAGATTTCTGTATACAACGAGGTAGAAGCTAATTTCAAG AACCTCTCCCGAGCCCTGATCAACATTGCCTCCAAGCTCACCCACAGCAAAGATGTCCGTGACTTTTTTGTGGATCTGGTGGAGAAG TTTGTTGAGCCTTTTCGGTCGGACAAATGGAGCCCAAACGACGTGCGTCTCTTTCTGACACAGTACACGGCTTGTGCTCACACGCTGGATGCCTTCAG GCATCAAGCTCTCTGGGAAAGATACATGGGGACGCTGAAAGCTTGCCTTCTGAAGATGTACCACGACTGA